One window from the genome of Pseudoliparis swirei isolate HS2019 ecotype Mariana Trench chromosome 24, NWPU_hadal_v1, whole genome shotgun sequence encodes:
- the neurl1aa gene encoding E3 ubiquitin-protein ligase NEURL1 isoform X4 has product MSNNMSVTGPFKSQRSSDSLGGPFPSTSHRCHHKPKRCLPIQCGSVGRPPPINPLLFHPNAKGSQIVMDLAQKTVKRQASFCNAITFSNRPMALYEQVRLKITKKQCCWSGALRLGFTAKDPSRINPDNLPKYACPDLVAQSGFWAKALPEEFANEDNIIAFWVDKKGRVFYRINESSPMLFFSGVRTAEPLWAIIDVYGLTRGVQLLDSEIVPPDCLRPRSFTTVRSSSLRREADDSRLSVSLCDLNLQQEDSSNGHNHSQRHTLHLASASSSSTCPIPQNSLNSQQSSLLPSALESDLHFHQLRGAHIKMLDEQTVARSEHAREERTLVFTNRPLRTGETVFIKVTKSSPARSGSLSYGVTSCDPAVLRPSDLPYNPEALVDRKEFWAVCRVPTLLQSSDILGFLVNQEGEVLLSHNGTNVGMQVCVDNSRPLWMFFGLHGAVTQLRILEIDQLQQGIPFPRRSHLARRDWVADGEAS; this is encoded by the exons ACTCCCTGGGTGGCCCGTTCCCGTCCACGTCGCATCGATGCCACCACAAACCCAAGAGGTGCCTGCCTATCCAGTGCGGCAGCGTTGGCAGGCCTCCTCCCATCAACCCACTGCTCTTTCATCCAAACGCCAAGGGGTCCCAAATTGTCATGGACCTCGCCCAGAAAACAGTCAAAAGGCAGGCCAGTTTCTGCAATGCCATCACTTTCAGCAACAGACCCATGGCGCTGTATGAGCAAGTCCGCCTCAAG ATTACTAAGAAGCAGTGTTGCTGGAGTGGGGCTCTACGTCTGGGCTTCACTGCCAAAGACCCATCCAGGATAAACCCAGACAACCTGCCCAAGTACGCCTGCCCCGACCTGGTGGCCCAGAGTGGCTTCTGGGCCAAGGCCCTGCCGGAGGAGTTTGCCAACGAGGACAACATTATTGCCTTTTGGGTCGACAAGAAGGGCAGGGTCTTCTACCGCATTAACGAGTCCAGTCCCATGCTGTTCTTCAGTGGAGTCCGCACAGCCGAGCCCCTCTGGGCCATCATTGATGTTTACGGTCTGACCCGAGGAGTGCAGCTGCTAG ACAGCGAGATTGTTCCTCCCGACTGCCTCCGCCCACGCTCCTTCACTACGGTgcgctcctcttctctccggCGGGAAGCTGACGACTCCCGTCTGTCCGTCAGCCTGTGTGACCTCAACCTGCAGCAGGAGGACAGCAGCAACGGCCACAACCACTCCCAGCGCCACACCCTCCACCTGGCCtccgcctcctcgtcctccacctgCCCCATACCCCAGAACTCCCTCAACTCCCAGCAGTCCTCTCTGCTGCCGTCCGCCCTGGAGAGCGACCTCCATTTCCACCAGCTGCGCGGCGCCCACATCAAGATGCTGGACGAGCAGACGGTGGCGCGGTCCGAGCACGCGCGCGAGGAACGCACCCTGGTCTTCACCAACCGGCCCCTGCGCACTGGGGAGACCGTCTTCATCAAGGTCACCAAGTCCAGCCCGGCGCGCTCGGGCTCATTGTCCTACGGCGTGACGTCCTGCGACCCGGCGGTGCTGCGCCCCAGCGACCTGCCCTACAATCCAGAGGCTCTGGTGGACAGGAAGGAGTTTTGGGCGGTGTGTCGCGTCCCGACGCTTCTCCAAAGCAGTGACATCCTGGGCTTCTTGGTCAACCAGGAGGGGGAGGTCCTCCTCAGCCACAACGGCACGAATGTGggcatgcaggtgtgtgtggacAACTCCCGCCCACTCTGGATGTTCTTCGGCCTCCATGGGGCCGTGACTCAGCTGAGGATTCTGG
- the neurl1aa gene encoding E3 ubiquitin-protein ligase NEURL1 isoform X5 — MSNNMSVTGPFKSQRSSDSLGGPFPSTSHRCHHKPKRCLPIQCGSVGRPPPINPLLFHPNAKGSQIVMDLAQKTVKRQASFCNAITFSNRPMALYEQVRLKITKKQCCWSGALRLGFTAKDPSRINPDNLPKYACPDLVAQSGFWAKALPEEFANEDNIIAFWVDKKGRVFYRINESSPMLFFSGVRTAEPLWAIIDVYGLTRGVQLLDSEIVPPDCLRPRSFTTVRSSSLRREADDSRLSVSLCDLNLQQEDSSNGHNHSQRHTLHLASASSSSTCPIPQNSLNSQQSSLLPSALESDLHFHQLRGAHIKMLDEQTVARSEHAREERTLVFTNRPLRTGETVFIKVTKSSPARSGSLSYGVTSCDPAVLRPSDLPYNPEALVDRKEFWAVCRVPTLLQSSDILGFLVNQEGEVLLSHNGTNVGMQVCVDNSRPLWMFFGLHGAVTQLRILETLILVFITSRLDY; from the exons ACTCCCTGGGTGGCCCGTTCCCGTCCACGTCGCATCGATGCCACCACAAACCCAAGAGGTGCCTGCCTATCCAGTGCGGCAGCGTTGGCAGGCCTCCTCCCATCAACCCACTGCTCTTTCATCCAAACGCCAAGGGGTCCCAAATTGTCATGGACCTCGCCCAGAAAACAGTCAAAAGGCAGGCCAGTTTCTGCAATGCCATCACTTTCAGCAACAGACCCATGGCGCTGTATGAGCAAGTCCGCCTCAAG ATTACTAAGAAGCAGTGTTGCTGGAGTGGGGCTCTACGTCTGGGCTTCACTGCCAAAGACCCATCCAGGATAAACCCAGACAACCTGCCCAAGTACGCCTGCCCCGACCTGGTGGCCCAGAGTGGCTTCTGGGCCAAGGCCCTGCCGGAGGAGTTTGCCAACGAGGACAACATTATTGCCTTTTGGGTCGACAAGAAGGGCAGGGTCTTCTACCGCATTAACGAGTCCAGTCCCATGCTGTTCTTCAGTGGAGTCCGCACAGCCGAGCCCCTCTGGGCCATCATTGATGTTTACGGTCTGACCCGAGGAGTGCAGCTGCTAG ACAGCGAGATTGTTCCTCCCGACTGCCTCCGCCCACGCTCCTTCACTACGGTgcgctcctcttctctccggCGGGAAGCTGACGACTCCCGTCTGTCCGTCAGCCTGTGTGACCTCAACCTGCAGCAGGAGGACAGCAGCAACGGCCACAACCACTCCCAGCGCCACACCCTCCACCTGGCCtccgcctcctcgtcctccacctgCCCCATACCCCAGAACTCCCTCAACTCCCAGCAGTCCTCTCTGCTGCCGTCCGCCCTGGAGAGCGACCTCCATTTCCACCAGCTGCGCGGCGCCCACATCAAGATGCTGGACGAGCAGACGGTGGCGCGGTCCGAGCACGCGCGCGAGGAACGCACCCTGGTCTTCACCAACCGGCCCCTGCGCACTGGGGAGACCGTCTTCATCAAGGTCACCAAGTCCAGCCCGGCGCGCTCGGGCTCATTGTCCTACGGCGTGACGTCCTGCGACCCGGCGGTGCTGCGCCCCAGCGACCTGCCCTACAATCCAGAGGCTCTGGTGGACAGGAAGGAGTTTTGGGCGGTGTGTCGCGTCCCGACGCTTCTCCAAAGCAGTGACATCCTGGGCTTCTTGGTCAACCAGGAGGGGGAGGTCCTCCTCAGCCACAACGGCACGAATGTGggcatgcaggtgtgtgtggacAACTCCCGCCCACTCTGGATGTTCTTCGGCCTCCATGGGGCCGTGACTCAGCTGAGGATTCTGG